The Variovorax paradoxus B4 genome includes a region encoding these proteins:
- a CDS encoding universal stress protein yields the protein MYHRILVPIDGSPTSLRGLDEAIRLAGLMGSVLRLIHVVDELKYVTGFESLSSPDLLPLMEEAGEQILQQGRERAERAGIRTETLLFTSLAGRLCDLVAEQANAWNADLIVIGTHGRRGVGRVLLGSGAEQILRLAPVPVLLVRAPSGEEEAGVQARVDITTT from the coding sequence ATGTATCACCGCATTCTTGTTCCCATCGACGGCAGCCCCACCTCCCTGCGGGGCCTGGACGAGGCGATCCGCCTGGCCGGGCTCATGGGCTCCGTCCTGCGGCTCATCCACGTCGTGGACGAACTGAAATACGTGACGGGCTTCGAAAGCCTCTCCTCCCCCGACCTGCTGCCGCTGATGGAGGAGGCCGGCGAGCAGATCCTTCAGCAGGGCAGGGAGCGCGCGGAACGCGCCGGCATCCGTACCGAGACCCTGCTGTTCACCTCGCTGGCGGGCCGCCTGTGCGATCTTGTGGCCGAACAGGCCAATGCCTGGAACGCCGATCTGATCGTGATCGGCACCCACGGGCGCCGCGGCGTCGGGCGGGTGCTGCTGGGCAGCGGCGCCGAGCAGATCCTGCGCCTGGCGCCGGTTCCGGTGCTGCTCGTGCGGGCCCCGTCGGGTGAGGAAGAGGCCGGCGTCCAGGCGCGCGTCGACATCACCACCACCTGA
- a CDS encoding GNAT family N-acetyltransferase produces the protein MSIRHLDRLLSPASVAVFGASARPGSVGATVWRNLRAGAFSGPVYGVNPKHATLDGVPVYARASQLPAAPDLALICTPPHTVAALIGELGALGTRAVVIVTAGLSAEQKQAALDAARANTVRLLGPNCIGLLNPHIGLNASFAHCDALAGDIAFVSQSGALATAVLDWTRSRGVGLSHLVSLGDHCDVDFGDLLDHLANDARTRSILLYVEAIESPRKFMSAARAAARNKPVIVVKAGRAGNGVKAAASHTGALAGSDTVYDAAIRRAGMLRVDTLQELFLAAETLARFRTNRSTELTVMTNGGGAGVMAADAAARAGIALAEPGVALLARLDAVLPANWSHANPIDIIGDAPVERYAETLSALLAEPDTGAVLFVHAPTAIVRSEDIARACLPLVRSHASRVMSAWLGDAAVAQARKLFEDAGVADYATPEEAVHAFAMLQTYRRNQEVLTETPDASRNPLPDAATALGLLESALAEGREWLHEHEAKALLKAYGIDTVPTIAVADSADAAVAAARELGYPVALKILSRDITHKSDVGGVRLALADDAALRDAVGTMRNAVAAARPGARIDGFTVQPTVHRPHAQEVIVGASIDSVFGPVILCGQGGTAVEVVADSAIALPPLNRALAGELLSRTRVSRLLAGYRDHPPARLDALHDVLVAVSQMLADLPQLAELDINPLWVDEHGALALDARIRLSKTPVGGAERFAILPYPTQWVRTQQWNGRSIVVRPIRPEDEAQHRRFIESLDPQDIRMRVFHSRNELPRSELARLTQIDYDREMAFIAETRDANGAAETLGVARTVSDPDNVEAEFAIIVRSDLKGQGLGTLLFDRLIEHARHRGIERLVGLVLRENTRMLELSRAMGFEADPAEPADSGQRRMVRNLADEKPPPGRLADRGR, from the coding sequence TTGAGCATCCGCCATCTCGATCGCCTGCTGTCGCCGGCCTCCGTTGCCGTATTCGGCGCTTCGGCCCGGCCCGGCAGCGTCGGCGCCACGGTGTGGCGCAACCTGCGCGCCGGCGCTTTTTCCGGACCGGTCTACGGGGTGAATCCGAAGCACGCCACGCTGGACGGCGTGCCGGTGTACGCCCGGGCCTCGCAGCTGCCCGCCGCGCCGGACCTCGCCCTGATCTGCACGCCGCCGCACACGGTGGCGGCGCTGATCGGAGAACTCGGCGCGCTCGGCACCCGCGCCGTGGTCATCGTGACCGCGGGCCTGAGCGCCGAACAGAAGCAGGCGGCGCTCGATGCCGCGCGTGCGAACACGGTTCGGCTGCTGGGGCCCAACTGCATCGGGCTGCTGAACCCGCACATCGGCCTCAATGCCAGCTTTGCCCATTGCGATGCCCTGGCCGGAGACATCGCCTTCGTGTCGCAGTCGGGCGCGCTCGCGACCGCGGTGCTCGACTGGACGCGCAGCCGCGGCGTCGGGCTGTCGCACCTGGTTTCCCTGGGCGACCATTGCGACGTCGACTTCGGCGACCTGCTCGACCACCTGGCCAACGACGCTCGGACGCGGTCGATCCTGCTGTATGTGGAAGCCATCGAGTCGCCGCGCAAGTTCATGTCGGCCGCGCGGGCGGCTGCACGCAACAAGCCCGTCATCGTGGTGAAGGCCGGACGCGCCGGCAACGGCGTGAAGGCCGCCGCGTCGCACACCGGCGCGCTGGCAGGCTCGGACACGGTGTACGACGCCGCCATCCGGCGCGCCGGGATGCTGCGCGTGGACACCTTGCAGGAACTGTTCCTCGCCGCCGAAACGCTGGCGCGCTTCCGCACCAACCGCAGCACCGAGCTCACCGTCATGACCAACGGCGGCGGCGCCGGCGTCATGGCGGCCGACGCGGCCGCGCGCGCCGGCATCGCCCTGGCCGAACCCGGCGTGGCGCTGCTGGCACGGCTCGATGCCGTGCTGCCGGCGAACTGGTCGCATGCCAATCCGATCGACATCATCGGCGACGCGCCGGTGGAGCGCTATGCCGAAACCCTTTCGGCCCTGCTGGCAGAGCCCGACACGGGTGCGGTGCTCTTCGTCCACGCGCCCACGGCCATCGTGCGCAGCGAAGACATCGCACGCGCCTGCCTGCCGCTGGTGCGCAGCCACGCCTCCCGCGTGATGAGCGCATGGCTCGGCGACGCGGCCGTCGCGCAGGCGCGCAAGCTCTTCGAGGACGCCGGGGTGGCCGACTACGCCACGCCGGAAGAGGCGGTGCATGCCTTTGCGATGCTGCAGACCTACAGGCGCAACCAGGAGGTGCTGACCGAGACGCCCGATGCCAGCCGCAATCCCTTGCCTGATGCAGCCACAGCGCTCGGCCTGCTGGAAAGCGCCCTGGCCGAAGGCCGCGAATGGCTGCACGAGCACGAAGCCAAGGCATTGCTGAAGGCCTACGGCATCGACACCGTTCCCACCATCGCGGTGGCCGATTCGGCCGACGCCGCGGTTGCGGCCGCGCGCGAGCTCGGCTATCCGGTGGCGCTGAAGATCCTGTCGCGCGACATCACGCACAAGTCGGACGTGGGCGGCGTGCGGCTGGCACTGGCCGACGACGCGGCGCTGCGGGACGCGGTCGGGACGATGCGCAACGCCGTCGCCGCCGCGCGGCCCGGCGCGCGCATCGACGGCTTCACGGTGCAGCCGACCGTGCATCGGCCCCATGCGCAGGAAGTCATCGTCGGCGCCAGCATCGACAGCGTCTTCGGCCCGGTGATCCTGTGCGGACAGGGCGGCACCGCGGTGGAAGTCGTCGCCGACAGCGCCATTGCGCTGCCGCCGCTCAACCGGGCCCTGGCGGGCGAGCTGCTATCGCGCACCCGCGTCTCGCGCCTGCTGGCCGGCTACCGCGACCATCCGCCGGCAAGGCTCGATGCGCTGCACGACGTGCTGGTGGCGGTGTCGCAGATGCTGGCCGACCTGCCGCAGTTGGCCGAGCTCGACATCAACCCGCTGTGGGTCGACGAGCACGGCGCCCTGGCACTCGATGCGCGCATTCGGCTTTCGAAAACGCCAGTGGGCGGCGCCGAGCGCTTTGCCATCCTGCCCTACCCCACGCAATGGGTTCGCACGCAGCAATGGAATGGCCGCTCGATCGTGGTGCGGCCCATCCGCCCCGAAGATGAAGCGCAGCACCGGCGCTTCATCGAATCGCTCGACCCGCAGGACATCCGCATGCGCGTCTTCCACAGCCGCAATGAACTGCCGCGCAGCGAACTTGCACGGCTGACGCAGATCGACTACGACCGCGAGATGGCCTTCATCGCCGAAACCCGGGACGCGAACGGCGCAGCCGAGACACTGGGCGTGGCACGCACCGTGAGCGACCCCGATAACGTGGAGGCCGAGTTCGCGATCATCGTGCGCTCCGACCTCAAGGGCCAGGGGCTCGGCACGCTGCTTTTCGACCGGCTCATCGAGCACGCCCGGCATCGCGGCATCGAGCGGCTGGTCGGCCTGGTGCTGCGCGAGAACACCCGCATGCTGGAGCTGTCGCGCGCGATGGGCTTCGAGGCCGATCCCGCCGAGCCCGCGGACTCGGGGCAGCGGCGCATGGTGCGGAACCTGGCCGATGAGAAGCCGCCGCCTGGGCGCCTGGCCGACCGCGGGCGCTGA
- a CDS encoding TraR/DksA family transcriptional regulator has product MKHLNATDRDMLARQLELMKSQVLKELRESAPGVHSGSTDDAHDVRSHADEAETERQDDVRFAEIEVDRLRLSAIEQAQQRIAEGRYGLCIDCGEDIPRDRLLAQPTAIRCAACQALAEAGHRR; this is encoded by the coding sequence ATGAAACATCTGAACGCAACCGACCGCGACATGCTGGCCCGGCAACTCGAACTCATGAAGAGCCAGGTACTGAAGGAGCTGCGTGAAAGCGCTCCAGGCGTCCATTCAGGCTCGACCGACGATGCGCACGACGTACGAAGCCACGCCGACGAGGCCGAGACCGAGCGGCAGGACGATGTGCGCTTCGCGGAAATCGAGGTCGACCGCCTGCGATTGAGCGCGATCGAGCAGGCGCAGCAACGCATCGCCGAAGGCCGCTACGGCCTCTGCATCGATTGCGGCGAGGACATCCCGCGCGACCGCCTGCTGGCGCAGCCCACGGCCATTCGCTGCGCCGCCTGCCAGGCGCTGGCGGAGGCAGGCCACCGCCGCTGA
- a CDS encoding trypsin-like peptidase domain-containing protein, producing MQSIQRFILAPVCGCLLAVLAACATAPAPVAAPASSGAARSGGAPSAPAFSSLVASRSASVVDISTLRIGRDENLEDIELEIAPERDFADRLAWPLPASVRISQIRDLASGVIVSSDGLILTSAHVVANIDEAQVRLDDGRRFMARVVGADRHTDVGLLKIDATGLSAAVIGDSSRLAPGDWVAAISAPFGFHGSVTAGVVSAVDRLVGGAGDVPFIQTDVAINPGSSGSPLFDSRGEVVGMNSMIYSGSGGYMGLSFAVPINLAMRITTQLRARGSVRRAHLGAEFQEMTPELAQSFALPAAAGALVVRVDADSPAHAAGLVQGDIVTAFDGLPVSRLTELLRQIEDRVPGDRSRMEVWRHGAQRTVWITPSEQRATRTSLLPAAAPEWNDGLGLSLGEVSAAQKAQLRIDSGLLVRDATGLARSEGIRAGDFIVALNDMRLDRVDQFRQILSRMPAGRPIALLVLRDRRLAYVAVRMPEQRATTATPFLRTPISTRTQ from the coding sequence GTGCAATCGATCCAGCGCTTCATCCTCGCCCCGGTGTGCGGCTGCCTGCTCGCGGTGCTCGCGGCATGCGCCACCGCACCCGCCCCGGTCGCTGCGCCGGCGTCCTCCGGCGCCGCCCGGTCCGGCGGCGCGCCTTCGGCGCCGGCCTTTTCCTCTCTTGTTGCAAGCCGCAGCGCCTCGGTCGTCGACATCAGCACGCTGCGCATCGGGCGCGACGAGAATCTGGAAGACATCGAGCTGGAGATCGCGCCCGAGCGCGACTTTGCCGACCGCCTCGCCTGGCCGCTGCCGGCCAGCGTGCGCATCAGCCAGATCCGCGACCTCGCCTCCGGCGTGATCGTCAGCAGCGACGGATTGATCCTCACCAGTGCGCACGTGGTCGCGAACATCGACGAGGCCCAGGTCCGTCTCGACGACGGCCGGCGCTTCATGGCACGCGTGGTCGGCGCCGACAGGCACACCGACGTCGGCCTGCTGAAGATCGACGCCACCGGCCTGTCCGCCGCCGTCATCGGAGACTCCTCGCGGCTCGCACCGGGCGACTGGGTGGCGGCCATCAGCGCGCCGTTCGGATTCCACGGCAGCGTCACGGCGGGGGTGGTCAGCGCGGTCGACCGTCTCGTGGGCGGCGCCGGCGACGTCCCCTTCATCCAGACCGACGTCGCCATCAACCCGGGCAGTTCCGGCAGTCCGCTCTTCGACAGCCGCGGCGAGGTCGTCGGCATGAATTCGATGATCTACAGCGGCAGCGGCGGCTACATGGGCCTGTCGTTCGCGGTGCCCATCAACCTGGCCATGCGGATCACGACGCAGCTGCGCGCGCGCGGCAGCGTCCGGCGCGCCCACCTGGGCGCGGAGTTCCAGGAGATGACGCCCGAGCTGGCCCAGTCCTTCGCGCTGCCGGCGGCTGCCGGTGCGCTCGTGGTCCGCGTCGATGCGGACAGCCCGGCGCATGCTGCCGGCCTCGTGCAGGGAGACATCGTGACGGCCTTCGACGGCCTTCCGGTCTCGCGCCTGACCGAGCTGCTGCGCCAGATCGAGGACCGTGTCCCGGGCGACCGCAGCCGCATGGAGGTCTGGCGGCACGGCGCGCAGCGCACCGTCTGGATCACGCCCTCGGAGCAGCGGGCGACCCGGACCTCCCTGCTGCCTGCCGCCGCGCCTGAATGGAACGATGGCCTGGGCCTGAGCCTGGGCGAGGTGTCCGCGGCGCAGAAGGCGCAGCTGCGCATCGACAGCGGCCTGCTGGTGCGCGACGCCACCGGGCTCGCACGCAGCGAAGGCATTCGCGCCGGCGATTTCATCGTGGCCCTCAACGACATGCGCCTCGACCGCGTCGATCAGTTCAGGCAAATCCTGTCGCGCATGCCGGCCGGCCGGCCGATCGCGCTGCTGGTGCTGCGCGACCGGCGGCTCGCGTATGTCGCGGTGCGTATGCCGGAACAACGGGCCACCACGGCAACACCTTTTCTTCGAACGCCGATTTCAACGAGAACGCAATGA
- a CDS encoding flavodoxin family protein — protein MNKILVVVYSYTGTSRKVAQLLCSQQGWPMAEIAETRPRAGAFGSFRCLLDSVFRRRPAIRYDGPKTKDFDAVVLVSPIWGQRLAGPMRSFVGTRRNHLPDVAVISVMGGRGAPNAVAEISRLIGRAPMLDTTFTTHEVDNGSFATRLQAFGTAVRSAEGAQSAVRPAVLSPQAV, from the coding sequence ATGAACAAGATCCTCGTGGTCGTCTACTCCTACACGGGAACCTCCCGCAAGGTGGCGCAGCTGCTGTGCAGCCAGCAGGGCTGGCCCATGGCCGAGATCGCCGAAACCCGGCCGCGCGCCGGCGCCTTCGGCAGCTTTCGCTGCCTGCTCGATTCGGTCTTTCGCCGGCGCCCGGCGATCCGCTACGACGGTCCGAAGACGAAGGACTTCGATGCCGTGGTGCTGGTGTCGCCGATCTGGGGACAGCGCCTTGCCGGGCCCATGCGCAGCTTCGTCGGCACGCGGCGCAATCACCTGCCCGACGTGGCCGTGATATCGGTCATGGGAGGACGCGGCGCACCCAATGCCGTGGCGGAGATCAGCCGACTGATCGGGCGCGCTCCCATGCTCGACACGACGTTCACCACGCACGAAGTCGACAACGGCAGTTTCGCCACCCGGCTGCAGGCGTTCGGCACGGCGGTGCGCAGCGCCGAGGGCGCGCAGTCGGCGGTCCGGCCCGCCGTCCTGTCGCCCCAGGCGGTTTGA
- a CDS encoding universal stress protein, with translation MKILLAVDGSEYTARMLDYLAAHKEWSNAGHAFTVFYAVLPVPHRAAAFAGPDLVHTYYDDEARVVLEPVRAALALHGIEAAFAHKVGHPADEIANFAERGKFDLVIMGSRGHGALTNLVLGSVAMKVLARCTVPVLLVR, from the coding sequence ATGAAAATTCTTCTTGCCGTGGATGGCAGCGAATACACGGCCCGCATGCTCGACTACCTGGCTGCGCACAAGGAGTGGTCGAACGCGGGCCATGCGTTCACGGTCTTCTATGCGGTGCTTCCGGTGCCCCATCGCGCAGCGGCCTTCGCGGGGCCGGACCTCGTGCACACCTACTACGACGACGAGGCACGCGTCGTCCTGGAGCCGGTGCGCGCCGCGCTCGCGCTGCATGGCATCGAGGCGGCGTTCGCCCACAAGGTCGGCCATCCCGCGGACGAGATCGCCAATTTTGCGGAGCGCGGAAAGTTCGACCTCGTGATCATGGGATCGCGCGGGCACGGTGCGCTGACGAACCTCGTGCTGGGTTCGGTGGCGATGAAGGTGCTGGCCCGCTGCACGGTGCCCGTGCTGCTGGTGCGCTGA
- a CDS encoding universal stress protein: MTLSTIAVHLDHTERCEARALLAARLAKRHGSHLRGIVPTSVRKEAVMPPRYAAEGLAVMVSPSLHLRRRAETVAHIFLDRVRGLGPPSFDVRLVDGEPVDAIVAQGRAGDLLIVGQADGSAAVEDAARRLPEEVMLHAGVSVLILPRTGRFDAVGDKVLVAWDGGREAAFSVRGALPLLRRASQVTLVSMEHARDAAAARCGCEAASWLRRHDIEAVVEQRAGCADFAATLLGCASMAGADLIVMGGYGHARSRERILGGVTRDVLARACVPVLMAH; this comes from the coding sequence ATGACGCTCTCGACCATCGCGGTCCATCTCGACCATACGGAGCGCTGCGAGGCCCGTGCCCTGCTGGCTGCCCGGTTGGCGAAGCGCCATGGCAGCCACCTGCGGGGGATCGTGCCCACGAGCGTGCGGAAGGAAGCGGTCATGCCGCCACGGTATGCGGCAGAGGGGCTGGCGGTCATGGTCTCGCCATCGCTTCACCTGCGCAGGCGTGCCGAAACCGTCGCGCATATCTTCCTCGACCGGGTCCGCGGGCTGGGCCCGCCGTCCTTCGACGTGCGCCTGGTGGACGGCGAACCGGTGGACGCCATCGTTGCACAAGGCCGCGCCGGCGACTTGCTCATCGTCGGCCAGGCCGACGGCTCGGCGGCCGTGGAGGATGCGGCGCGCCGCCTGCCGGAAGAAGTGATGCTGCATGCCGGGGTATCCGTACTCATCCTGCCTCGCACGGGCCGCTTCGATGCGGTTGGAGACAAGGTGCTGGTCGCCTGGGACGGGGGCCGGGAGGCGGCATTTTCTGTGCGCGGTGCGCTGCCGCTGCTGCGTCGGGCTTCGCAGGTCACGCTCGTGTCGATGGAACACGCCCGGGATGCCGCGGCCGCACGGTGCGGCTGTGAAGCCGCGAGCTGGCTCCGGCGGCACGACATCGAAGCCGTTGTGGAACAACGCGCAGGCTGCGCGGATTTCGCTGCCACCTTGCTCGGATGCGCTTCGATGGCCGGAGCCGATCTGATCGTGATGGGTGGCTATGGCCACGCCAGGTCGCGCGAGCGCATTCTTGGCGGCGTCACGCGCGATGTGCTGGCTCGCGCCTGTGTGCCGGTGCTGATGGCGCACTGA
- a CDS encoding zinc-dependent alcohol dehydrogenase family protein: MRAMVLSAAMLPLELQRRCIPVPGAGELRLRVLACAVCRTDLHVADGDLPLPVLPIVPGHEIVGVVEALGPGVEGYRIGDRVGVPWLGHSCGGCDFCLAGRENLCDTPRFTGYHRDGGFASHVIAEAAFCLPLTLPEADAARIAPLLCAGLIGWRSLKAAGEGAHRLGLFGFGAAAHLVAQAAVIQGRDVYAFTRPGDHEAQAFARSLGARWAGGSNECPPQPLDAAIIFAPAGELVPAALRAVRKGGRVVCGGIHMSDIPAFPYRLLWEERSVASVANLTRADAREFLAFAQAHPLQVHVKTYALRQANEALADLRAGRIEGAAVLVP; this comes from the coding sequence ATGCGCGCCATGGTACTGAGCGCGGCGATGCTGCCGCTCGAATTGCAGCGGCGCTGCATCCCGGTCCCCGGCGCGGGCGAACTGCGCCTGCGCGTGCTGGCCTGCGCGGTCTGCCGCACCGACCTGCACGTCGCCGACGGCGACCTGCCGCTGCCCGTGCTGCCGATCGTGCCCGGGCACGAGATCGTCGGCGTCGTGGAGGCGCTCGGCCCTGGCGTGGAGGGCTACCGCATCGGCGATCGCGTGGGCGTACCGTGGCTGGGCCACAGCTGCGGCGGCTGCGACTTCTGCCTCGCGGGCCGCGAGAACCTGTGCGACACGCCGCGCTTCACCGGCTACCACCGCGATGGCGGCTTCGCGAGCCACGTGATCGCCGAGGCCGCGTTCTGCCTGCCGCTGACCCTGCCCGAAGCGGATGCCGCACGCATCGCCCCCCTGCTCTGCGCCGGTCTGATCGGCTGGCGCAGCCTGAAGGCGGCCGGTGAAGGCGCACACCGGCTGGGACTCTTCGGCTTTGGCGCCGCGGCGCACCTGGTGGCGCAGGCGGCTGTGATCCAGGGCCGCGACGTCTATGCATTCACCCGGCCCGGCGACCACGAGGCGCAAGCTTTCGCGCGCAGCCTCGGTGCCAGGTGGGCAGGTGGCTCGAACGAGTGCCCGCCCCAGCCGCTGGACGCAGCCATCATCTTTGCGCCTGCCGGCGAGCTGGTGCCGGCGGCGTTGCGAGCCGTACGCAAGGGTGGCCGGGTGGTATGCGGCGGCATCCACATGAGCGACATCCCGGCCTTCCCCTATCGGTTGCTCTGGGAAGAGCGCAGCGTGGCGTCGGTGGCAAACCTGACCCGCGCCGACGCCCGCGAGTTCCTGGCTTTCGCACAGGCGCATCCGCTGCAGGTGCACGTCAAGACCTACGCACTGAGGCAGGCCAATGAGGCACTGGCCGACCTGCGCGCCGGCCGGATCGAGGGGGCCGCGGTTCTGGTGCCCTGA
- a CDS encoding BON domain-containing protein — protein MKTDAQLRDDIQAELAWDPSFKASDVGVIVKDGVVTLTGHLASFAEKYAVERAVQRVHGVKAVAVEITVKLPFDHERTDADVAQAAERALEWNVLVPDGKIHPMVEKGWLTLNGEVEWDYQRRAAESAVRTLMGVRGVSNLVTVTPKVKPADVEKKIHDALARQAEREAKHLAITVTGSQVTLRGKVHSWAERNAVQGAAWAAPGVSVVVNDLAVDN, from the coding sequence ATGAAAACCGATGCCCAATTGCGAGATGACATCCAGGCGGAACTGGCCTGGGATCCATCGTTCAAGGCTTCCGATGTCGGCGTGATCGTCAAGGACGGCGTGGTCACCCTGACCGGCCACCTGGCCAGCTTTGCCGAGAAGTACGCCGTCGAACGCGCGGTGCAGCGCGTGCACGGCGTGAAGGCCGTGGCCGTCGAGATCACGGTCAAGCTTCCGTTCGACCACGAGCGCACCGATGCCGACGTCGCACAGGCCGCCGAGCGCGCACTCGAATGGAATGTGCTGGTGCCGGACGGCAAGATCCACCCGATGGTGGAAAAGGGCTGGCTCACGCTCAACGGCGAGGTCGAGTGGGACTACCAGCGCCGCGCCGCGGAAAGCGCCGTGCGCACCCTGATGGGCGTGCGAGGCGTGTCCAACCTGGTCACAGTCACGCCCAAGGTCAAGCCCGCCGACGTCGAGAAGAAGATCCACGATGCGCTCGCGCGCCAGGCCGAACGCGAGGCCAAGCACCTGGCGATCACGGTGACCGGCTCGCAGGTCACGCTGCGCGGCAAGGTCCATTCCTGGGCCGAGCGCAATGCGGTGCAGGGTGCGGCATGGGCGGCGCCGGGCGTTTCGGTGGTCGTGAACGATCTCGCGGTGGACAATTGA